A genomic segment from uncultured Marinifilum sp. encodes:
- a CDS encoding DsrE family protein has translation MDKLNILWTSNDRDTFFNMLSMYSINSKKRGWWENVNVIIWGASVKLAGNDTQIQSEIMEMIHSGIRVEACRNCAENFGVSEKLEKLGVKVHYMGIPMTEYLKNGEKILSI, from the coding sequence ATGGATAAGCTAAATATTCTTTGGACTTCTAATGACAGAGATACTTTCTTTAATATGCTATCGATGTATTCCATTAATTCGAAAAAACGAGGATGGTGGGAAAATGTGAATGTGATTATTTGGGGAGCTTCGGTAAAATTGGCTGGTAATGATACTCAAATACAGAGTGAAATCATGGAAATGATACATTCTGGCATAAGAGTAGAAGCATGTAGAAATTGTGCTGAAAACTTTGGAGTTTCAGAGAAATTAGAAAAGTTGGGTGTGAAGGTACATTATATGGGTATTCCGATGACAGAATATCTTAAGAATGGAGAAAAAATATTATCGATATAG
- a CDS encoding NAD(P)H-dependent oxidoreductase: MKAKKEEILKAHAYRRAIKEFQVEQKISDANFEFILEVGRRSPSSFGWEPWKFVVVQNQELREKLAEPSWGAQKQLASASHFVILMARKADEMRVGSDYLKYKSQEIDKLPTDIEEMKLKFFKGFMENEFDLTDDRKIFDWASKQTYLPLGNMMTAAAQIGIDSCPIEGFNREKVEEILSKEGVVDTTKFGVAVMAAFGYKKEDSPFPQSRFPMEEVVEWVK, from the coding sequence ATGAAAGCAAAAAAAGAAGAAATACTAAAAGCACACGCTTACCGAAGAGCAATTAAGGAATTCCAAGTAGAACAAAAAATATCAGATGCTAATTTTGAGTTTATTCTTGAAGTAGGAAGACGCTCACCAAGTTCATTTGGTTGGGAACCATGGAAATTTGTTGTGGTTCAGAATCAAGAACTGCGTGAGAAATTAGCAGAACCAAGCTGGGGAGCACAAAAGCAATTGGCTTCGGCAAGTCACTTTGTAATTCTTATGGCCCGAAAAGCCGATGAAATGCGTGTTGGTTCCGATTATTTAAAATATAAATCGCAAGAAATTGACAAACTGCCAACCGATATTGAAGAAATGAAGTTGAAATTCTTTAAAGGATTTATGGAGAATGAATTTGATTTGACCGATGATCGTAAGATTTTCGATTGGGCCAGTAAGCAAACTTATCTTCCTTTGGGAAACATGATGACAGCTGCAGCTCAAATTGGAATTGACTCTTGCCCTATTGAAGGTTTTAATCGTGAGAAAGTAGAAGAAATTTTAAGCAAAGAAGGAGTTGTTGATACTACTAAATTTGGCGTTGCAGTTATGGCGGCCTTTGGATATAAGAAGGAAGATTCTCCTTTTCCTCAGTCTCGTTTTCCGATGGAAGAAGTTGTTGAGTGGGTAAAATAA
- a CDS encoding MFS transporter, whose product MNKIQNQIMANSSNNSNAEQSSGKFQSGNVVLISASHMLHDIYSSFLAPLRPLLIEKFGITLALASIWDLIMRIPWFLNPFIGIIAERTAARYFIIVTPAITAIAMSLLGAAPSFVIICILLFTMGISSAVFHVPAPTMVKRLSGDRTGRGMSFYMFGGELARTAGPLLITASVSYWGLEGTWRLIPLGLIASFILFLKLKDIKISDEIKNKKSGKGRELSSLKKYLPFFAVLIGITMFRAIMKSGLTAFLPTFFYTERGESLWFANSALAVFQLAGAVGTILAGSISDKLGRRRTLLIISIMSPVMMFLFINSTGVLSFVFLMLMGFFVFAPGPVLIALVQDRSKDFPVFMNSIYMTVSFVTSASAVFFAGLMGDWLGLEKTYLISSVLALCAIPFVLSLKKK is encoded by the coding sequence TTGAATAAAATTCAAAATCAGATAATGGCCAATTCAAGTAATAACTCTAATGCTGAACAAAGTTCGGGTAAATTTCAATCGGGTAATGTTGTGTTAATATCTGCATCGCACATGTTGCATGATATTTACTCATCTTTTTTAGCGCCTCTTCGGCCCTTATTAATAGAAAAGTTTGGTATTACATTAGCATTAGCGTCAATATGGGATTTAATTATGCGTATTCCCTGGTTCTTGAATCCCTTTATTGGAATTATTGCAGAACGAACAGCAGCCAGATATTTTATTATTGTTACTCCGGCTATTACAGCTATAGCAATGAGTTTACTGGGAGCAGCTCCTTCTTTTGTAATTATATGTATACTGCTTTTTACCATGGGAATAAGTAGTGCTGTGTTTCATGTGCCAGCACCAACAATGGTTAAACGATTGTCGGGCGACCGCACCGGGCGAGGCATGAGCTTTTATATGTTTGGAGGAGAACTGGCAAGAACAGCAGGTCCTTTATTAATTACAGCTTCGGTATCGTATTGGGGCTTAGAAGGCACTTGGCGATTAATTCCCTTAGGTTTGATTGCTTCTTTTATTTTATTCCTAAAATTAAAAGATATTAAAATATCCGACGAAATTAAAAATAAAAAGTCGGGAAAAGGAAGAGAGTTATCATCACTAAAAAAATACTTGCCATTTTTTGCGGTACTTATTGGAATTACCATGTTTCGTGCAATTATGAAGTCGGGCTTAACGGCATTTTTGCCTACTTTTTTTTATACCGAAAGAGGCGAAAGTTTGTGGTTTGCGAACTCTGCTTTAGCTGTGTTTCAGTTGGCCGGAGCCGTAGGAACCATATTAGCTGGTAGTATTTCCGATAAATTAGGAAGACGAAGAACATTACTTATAATAAGCATAATGTCTCCCGTAATGATGTTTCTTTTTATTAATTCTACAGGCGTGTTATCCTTTGTTTTTTTAATGCTAATGGGCTTTTTTGTTTTTGCTCCAGGACCCGTTTTAATTGCTTTAGTGCAGGATAGATCAAAAGATTTTCCCGTGTTTATGAACAGCATATATATGACTGTTAGTTTTGTAACATCGGCATCGGCAGTGTTTTTTGCCGGACTAATGGGAGACTGGCTCGGACTTGAAAAAACATATCTTATTTCTTCGGTTTTGGCATTATGCGCAATTCCATTTGTTTTGTCTCTAAAAAAGAAATAG
- a CDS encoding helix-turn-helix transcriptional regulator: MDNARIPKYNFNNKKSKLGLEIIPLKRIVTYTKKAAYEAHRLNFYQILFITKGRGIHEVDFESIAYSENTIIPVAMGQVQQFSDNEQLEGYAIVFRPDFLVKEDSDYRFLYDFTAFLHSVQPVGLFANQTIYTLLEDMIAEQNKEEAFETSEYQRNLLKNFLIQIERSKRERIEIPCNDSFSLYLKFRKKLEENVNYKVRVSDICDQLNVSPKQINIAVKLFANTTAKDYIKDRVILEVKRLLVYSTLSVKEIAYEIGFDDPTNFTKYFKNHVNMLPTDYQKNR; the protein is encoded by the coding sequence ATGGATAATGCAAGGATTCCAAAATATAATTTTAATAATAAAAAATCTAAGCTTGGATTAGAGATTATTCCTTTAAAAAGGATTGTAACTTATACTAAGAAAGCAGCTTATGAGGCTCATCGTCTTAATTTCTATCAAATTCTTTTTATTACCAAAGGCAGAGGAATTCATGAGGTCGATTTTGAGAGTATTGCCTATTCCGAGAATACAATTATTCCTGTGGCAATGGGACAGGTTCAGCAGTTTTCGGATAACGAACAACTGGAGGGATATGCAATAGTTTTTAGACCAGATTTTTTAGTGAAAGAGGATTCCGATTACAGGTTTTTATATGATTTTACTGCTTTTCTTCACTCAGTTCAACCAGTTGGTCTTTTTGCAAACCAAACAATTTATACTCTTTTAGAGGATATGATTGCCGAACAAAATAAAGAAGAAGCTTTTGAAACAAGCGAATACCAGCGCAACTTGTTGAAAAATTTCCTGATACAAATAGAAAGAAGTAAACGTGAACGTATCGAAATTCCTTGTAACGATTCTTTTAGCCTTTATTTAAAGTTCAGGAAAAAATTAGAAGAAAATGTAAATTATAAAGTTCGTGTATCAGATATATGCGATCAATTAAATGTTTCGCCAAAGCAAATTAATATTGCAGTAAAATTATTTGCCAACACTACTGCCAAAGATTATATTAAGGACCGAGTAATACTCGAGGTAAAACGTTTGTTGGTGTATTCTACTCTTTCTGTTAAAGAAATAGCTTACGAAATAGGTTTCGATGATCCAACAAATTTTACCAAATATTTTAAGAACCACGTAAATATGCTGCCAACTGATTATCAAAAGAATCGTTAG
- a CDS encoding SDR family oxidoreductase, translated as MKIAVTGSTGQLGSIVVEQLKKRVANENIVALARNIEKASALGVETREFDYSKPEILADSLKGIDRLLLISGSELGQRVQQHANVINAAKKAGVKWIVYTSLLHVNDTTLNLAGEHIETEKALKESGIEYTLLRNGWYSENYTVSVPGAIGGGAFLGSAANGKISSAARADYAEAAAIVIADENNKGKTYELAGDEFYTLSDLAAEISKQTGKHIPYNNLPEAEYANILKNIGLSEGFADALANWDVSASKNDLFDNSHELSKILGRPTTSIAASVKIALK; from the coding sequence ATGAAAATTGCAGTAACAGGATCAACAGGTCAATTGGGAAGTATTGTTGTGGAGCAACTAAAAAAGAGAGTTGCGAACGAAAATATTGTAGCCTTGGCTCGTAATATAGAAAAAGCTTCGGCACTTGGGGTAGAAACTCGCGAGTTTGATTACAGTAAACCTGAAATTTTAGCTGATTCGTTAAAAGGCATTGATCGTTTATTATTGATTTCGGGAAGTGAATTGGGCCAACGAGTACAGCAACATGCCAATGTAATTAATGCGGCAAAAAAAGCTGGGGTAAAATGGATTGTATATACCAGTTTATTACATGTAAACGATACCACATTAAACCTTGCAGGAGAACATATCGAGACTGAAAAAGCATTAAAAGAGTCGGGTATTGAATATACTCTTTTGCGTAATGGATGGTATTCTGAAAATTATACCGTTTCGGTTCCGGGAGCTATTGGTGGAGGTGCATTTTTAGGAAGTGCCGCCAATGGAAAAATATCATCGGCTGCGCGTGCCGATTATGCCGAGGCAGCAGCTATCGTTATTGCTGATGAAAATAATAAAGGTAAAACTTATGAATTGGCAGGCGACGAATTCTATACTTTATCAGATTTGGCTGCAGAAATTTCAAAACAAACAGGTAAACATATTCCTTACAATAACTTACCCGAAGCTGAATATGCTAATATTCTAAAAAATATAGGATTGTCCGAAGGCTTTGCCGATGCTTTGGCAAATTGGGATGTAAGTGCATCGAAAAATGATTTGTTTGATAATTCTCATGAGCTTTCTAAAATCTTAGGAAGACCAACAACTTCCATTGCAGCTTCTGTAAAAATTGCTTTAAAATAA
- a CDS encoding 4Fe-4S binding protein, translated as MCNNKLNTKKKKSEAWLTIIAMVLIIIAWFMGGQLENADILSSIKSKMPKIAKLEEVEDASYKIYDTNGKDLGYLTVESSMGYGGPLQMAVAVNREGKIFDLAVINSKETPSYLEKVLKTDFLDKIIGKAYNEEYSIAKEIDAVSSATYSSRAILEASKKGNRFIASNILGFDVPKEKTPAIKFGVAEIVLVLLFALGYFAHKKTFKYTKIVRWITMLTGLFIIGFYYNKPFTLSMMNQLLLGYLPPLHSHLYWYLLLGGVFLVFTVDNKNPYCQWFCPFGAAQECMGLVGGAKPRSTGKFKNVLKWSLRIVTFLAIIFALLLRNPGVTSYEVFGTLFKLTGSYFQFAILGIVLVSSMFIKRPWCNYLCPLGPVTDHFTHFRRLIINKWKSRKINA; from the coding sequence ATGTGTAATAATAAATTAAATACAAAGAAAAAAAAATCAGAAGCATGGCTAACAATTATTGCAATGGTACTGATAATAATAGCCTGGTTTATGGGCGGGCAACTAGAGAATGCTGATATTCTTTCTTCTATTAAATCGAAAATGCCTAAGATAGCTAAGCTTGAAGAAGTTGAAGATGCATCTTACAAAATATACGATACTAACGGGAAAGACTTAGGCTATCTCACTGTAGAGTCATCAATGGGTTATGGTGGTCCTTTACAAATGGCTGTTGCTGTAAATCGGGAAGGAAAAATATTCGATTTGGCAGTAATTAACTCAAAAGAAACACCATCTTATCTCGAGAAAGTTTTAAAAACCGATTTTCTGGATAAAATTATTGGCAAAGCTTACAATGAGGAATATTCAATTGCAAAAGAGATAGATGCCGTTTCGAGTGCTACTTATTCATCACGTGCTATTCTAGAGGCTTCAAAAAAGGGAAATAGATTTATTGCTTCTAACATTTTGGGTTTCGATGTTCCAAAAGAAAAAACACCTGCAATAAAATTTGGTGTTGCCGAAATTGTTTTGGTTTTGCTTTTTGCGCTTGGATATTTTGCCCATAAAAAAACATTTAAATACACAAAAATTGTCCGGTGGATCACCATGCTTACAGGTTTATTCATAATTGGCTTTTATTATAATAAGCCATTTACTCTTTCCATGATGAACCAATTGCTATTGGGATATTTACCTCCCCTACATTCTCATTTATACTGGTATTTACTATTGGGTGGAGTTTTTCTGGTTTTTACTGTTGATAATAAAAATCCGTACTGCCAGTGGTTCTGCCCTTTTGGAGCTGCGCAAGAATGCATGGGATTAGTTGGTGGAGCAAAACCCAGATCGACAGGAAAGTTTAAAAATGTACTTAAATGGTCATTAAGAATTGTAACATTTCTTGCCATTATCTTTGCTCTATTGTTAAGAAATCCGGGAGTAACAAGCTACGAAGTTTTTGGTACGCTTTTTAAACTAACAGGAAGCTATTTTCAATTTGCAATATTAGGTATAGTTTTAGTTTCATCAATGTTTATAAAAAGACCATGGTGTAATTATTTATGCCCTTTGGGTCCGGTAACCGATCACTTTACACATTTTAGACGATTAATAATAAACAAATGGAAAAGCAGAAAAATAAACGCATAA
- a CDS encoding reductive dehalogenase — MAKKKYHSTVGRRDFMKMLGLGAGAVGLGAAGVSAAGFKDLDEMMASPLAERKLPFWVKEVDEPTVKIDWDNMEIFEGPEKTLFNPHSWENPDEYFEIYKRNIASTKKNVQDNVTGLSLKDRALADANCWGWGGRSGADLAPPWTGADVKANPQWEHPTMFYTPEDYGVPKHKGTPEENSRMLRTAGRIMGAADMGFVKLDEKTKKLLWGKIKFENVEKGYADVAKNKYVLPDKDLWAVCSVIPQSLWMQQYTERMSWASSNTMSYSRANIFGNRLSVFLRGLGYQAYGGDTESIGRLVGFGVMSGMGEYGRAGILVSPQWGTNIRTVMVTITDLPLAVTKPIDAGITKFCVACKKCGEMCPSGAISMEDEPFWGGQAACQAEGIKGWYMDSKKCYTYMLGGEPDCSRCQSVCPFTKFDEAVLHDLIRLSIGSAPQLNSAIRKMDDIFGYGSEPDLSKTPWDIDPMDIPLFGLDNSRK; from the coding sequence ATGGCAAAGAAAAAGTATCACTCAACCGTAGGGCGAAGAGATTTCATGAAAATGTTAGGACTAGGAGCCGGAGCGGTCGGATTAGGTGCAGCTGGTGTAAGTGCTGCTGGTTTTAAGGATCTTGATGAAATGATGGCCTCTCCTCTAGCCGAAAGAAAATTACCTTTTTGGGTAAAAGAGGTTGATGAACCAACTGTGAAAATAGATTGGGACAATATGGAGATTTTCGAAGGACCTGAGAAAACATTATTCAACCCACATTCTTGGGAAAATCCCGATGAATATTTCGAAATATACAAAAGAAACATTGCCTCAACAAAGAAAAATGTTCAGGATAATGTTACCGGACTTTCTTTGAAAGACAGAGCTTTAGCAGATGCTAACTGCTGGGGATGGGGAGGACGTTCCGGAGCAGATTTAGCTCCACCATGGACCGGAGCAGATGTAAAAGCCAATCCTCAATGGGAACATCCAACCATGTTTTATACCCCTGAAGATTACGGAGTACCTAAACATAAAGGTACACCTGAAGAAAACTCAAGAATGCTTCGCACAGCTGGTAGAATTATGGGAGCCGCTGATATGGGATTTGTTAAACTCGACGAAAAAACAAAGAAATTACTTTGGGGTAAAATCAAATTTGAAAACGTTGAGAAAGGATATGCAGATGTAGCGAAAAACAAATACGTTCTGCCCGATAAAGATTTATGGGCTGTTTGTTCCGTTATTCCTCAATCTTTATGGATGCAACAATATACCGAACGTATGAGTTGGGCATCAAGTAATACAATGAGTTATTCAAGAGCAAATATCTTTGGAAACAGATTAAGTGTCTTTTTAAGAGGATTAGGATATCAAGCCTATGGTGGGGATACCGAATCTATAGGACGTTTAGTAGGTTTTGGCGTAATGTCAGGAATGGGTGAATACGGAAGAGCTGGTATTCTTGTAAGTCCACAATGGGGAACTAATATCAGAACAGTAATGGTAACAATTACAGATTTGCCTTTAGCCGTTACAAAACCAATTGATGCAGGTATTACCAAGTTCTGTGTAGCTTGTAAAAAATGTGGAGAAATGTGTCCTTCTGGTGCAATTAGTATGGAAGATGAACCATTCTGGGGTGGTCAGGCAGCTTGTCAGGCCGAAGGAATTAAAGGCTGGTACATGGACAGTAAAAAATGTTATACCTATATGCTGGGTGGAGAACCCGATTGTAGCCGCTGTCAATCTGTATGTCCGTTTACAAAATTCGACGAAGCTGTATTACACGATTTAATTCGTTTATCTATAGGATCGGCTCCACAATTGAATTCTGCAATAAGAAAAATGGACGATATATTTGGCTATGGATCAGAGCCTGATCTGAGCAAAACTCCTTGGGATATTGACCCAATGGATATTCCTCTATTTGGTCTTGATAACTCACGTAAATAA
- a CDS encoding carboxymuconolactone decarboxylase family protein yields the protein MKTEDLKARIFTTKEFYKHVKIAVNNFSDIQRIRKTSSVSKAFSEKVMLAVTKVNGCRLCNYVHTKNAIDAGASEEEINTMVNGELGNVENNESIALLFAQHYADTNGNYDLETYHKFEEHYGEKKAHDILTAIRIIMAANIHGISLDALQSRFKGKKMKGSKFRNELGISFGIIFMIPTAFLQIWFKNLTSNKPKQNAE from the coding sequence ATGAAAACAGAAGATTTAAAAGCACGGATATTTACAACTAAAGAATTTTATAAACATGTTAAAATTGCAGTAAACAACTTTTCTGATATTCAAAGAATAAGAAAAACCAGTAGTGTAAGCAAAGCCTTTAGCGAAAAGGTGATGTTGGCTGTTACAAAAGTTAACGGATGCAGATTGTGCAATTATGTACATACAAAAAATGCTATTGATGCAGGAGCATCTGAAGAAGAAATAAATACCATGGTGAATGGTGAACTGGGAAATGTTGAAAACAACGAATCTATTGCACTATTGTTTGCTCAACATTATGCTGATACTAATGGCAATTACGATTTGGAAACCTATCATAAATTTGAAGAACATTATGGAGAAAAAAAGGCGCATGATATTCTAACTGCAATTCGTATTATTATGGCAGCCAATATTCATGGAATTTCACTTGATGCTTTGCAAAGTCGTTTTAAAGGTAAAAAAATGAAAGGCAGCAAGTTTCGAAACGAATTAGGAATATCATTTGGAATAATTTTTATGATTCCTACAGCTTTTTTACAAATTTGGTTTAAAAATTTAACAAGCAATAAACCTAAACAGAATGCAGAATAA
- a CDS encoding OsmC family protein: MKTNKNVSILAMLIALLMITGTSYAQENYSVVKRVDNFNQPTTFYPTKATPVNGAISENVVTSSKRLLDKEKPFLKKGVVKTVGENNFSAWQMTSDEGGFPQSAPNPLTYFTSGAASELLTQVERSIQIMGLKVEDVKVETEFFFRWSDIMTDKWSGFTDKVVTNIIVKSNEPVEKIKELKEMSVRAWSIGESLAKLTPIDKANIINSNDWDGRTPQAGKIPSPVSKDNGRKISDTTAPLDLETIEVKPDLDLDMNSFPKEMRFSEVGIAESANDAERPYLHKIRAKSLTANYETWELYSDDSRGYEGKLAAPTSREYFTLGTSFCLMSQLAPNMKYFAKKGVKIDDFAVEHQFNYRENNFMTPSMTGEMTDVVTRILVKSNADRELANEFAVQSLRCCFAGEGIVQETEMETSIYLNGKLVK, from the coding sequence ATGAAAACAAACAAAAATGTAAGCATTTTAGCAATGCTAATTGCACTATTAATGATTACAGGAACAAGTTATGCTCAAGAGAATTACTCAGTAGTAAAAAGAGTAGATAACTTTAATCAACCAACAACATTTTATCCTACAAAAGCAACACCAGTAAATGGAGCGATCAGCGAAAATGTTGTGACTTCTTCAAAAAGATTATTGGATAAAGAAAAACCATTCCTAAAAAAAGGTGTAGTAAAAACTGTAGGCGAAAATAACTTTAGCGCATGGCAAATGACAAGCGATGAAGGTGGTTTTCCGCAAAGTGCACCAAATCCACTAACTTATTTTACCTCTGGTGCTGCTTCAGAGCTATTAACTCAGGTTGAAAGAAGCATTCAAATAATGGGCTTAAAAGTTGAAGACGTAAAAGTAGAAACTGAATTCTTCTTCAGATGGAGCGATATTATGACTGATAAATGGTCGGGTTTTACAGATAAAGTAGTTACCAATATAATTGTAAAAAGTAACGAACCAGTCGAAAAAATTAAAGAATTAAAAGAAATGTCAGTTAGAGCATGGTCTATTGGTGAATCATTGGCTAAGCTCACTCCAATTGATAAAGCTAACATTATTAACAGTAACGATTGGGATGGAAGAACACCACAGGCAGGAAAAATCCCATCGCCTGTTTCAAAAGACAATGGACGCAAAATTAGCGACACAACAGCACCATTGGATCTGGAAACTATTGAGGTTAAGCCTGATCTTGACCTGGACATGAATAGCTTTCCAAAAGAAATGAGATTCTCGGAAGTTGGAATCGCAGAATCAGCTAATGATGCAGAACGTCCATACCTACACAAAATTAGAGCAAAATCGTTAACAGCTAATTACGAAACATGGGAACTTTACTCTGATGATAGTCGTGGTTACGAAGGAAAATTGGCAGCACCCACATCTAGAGAGTATTTTACTTTAGGAACATCGTTCTGCTTGATGAGCCAGCTTGCTCCAAACATGAAGTATTTTGCAAAAAAAGGTGTTAAAATCGATGATTTCGCTGTAGAACATCAGTTTAACTACCGTGAAAATAACTTCATGACACCATCAATGACAGGAGAAATGACCGATGTTGTAACCAGAATTCTTGTGAAAAGTAATGCGGACAGAGAATTGGCAAATGAATTTGCAGTGCAGTCTCTTCGCTGTTGCTTTGCTGGAGAAGGAATCGTACAAGAAACCGAAATGGAAACAAGTATATATTTGAATGGTAAACTAGTAAAATAG
- a CDS encoding transposase — protein sequence MVGTIAKLKSYTNAIYANPDHVHILCNLPRTITHADFISKIKSSSSKWIKENGVPNFAWQNGYDIFSVSSSKVEVVASYIRNQKEHHNKKSFKDELRTFFKEYGIDYDERYTWD from the coding sequence ATGGTGGGAACTATTGCTAAGCTAAAAAGTTATACGAACGCAATTTATGCAAATCCTGACCATGTGCATATTTTGTGCAACTTACCACGAACAATTACCCATGCTGATTTTATTTCAAAAATTAAATCATCATCATCGAAATGGATAAAAGAAAATGGTGTGCCAAATTTTGCTTGGCAAAATGGATATGATATATTTTCCGTAAGTTCGTCAAAGGTTGAGGTTGTGGCTAGTTACATCCGAAACCAAAAGGAACATCATAATAAGAAATCGTTTAAGGACGAACTACGGACATTTTTTAAGGAATATGGAATTGATTATGATGAACGTTATACTTGGGATTGA
- a CDS encoding DUF3861 domain-containing protein — protein MFAKLKGKKKYKVTLEEISSDNKLTFETESHEDIIKIVEKLKTHPDFGDDAEVFGVGLKLFTGVMMKQKSNPLFKTMMPAFKEFMQGLKSAGKNR, from the coding sequence ATGTTTGCTAAATTAAAAGGAAAGAAAAAATACAAAGTAACACTGGAAGAAATCTCTAGTGACAATAAACTTACTTTTGAAACAGAAAGCCACGAGGACATTATTAAAATTGTTGAAAAATTAAAAACACATCCCGATTTTGGGGATGATGCTGAAGTATTTGGTGTGGGATTAAAATTATTTACTGGTGTAATGATGAAACAAAAATCAAATCCATTATTTAAAACGATGATGCCTGCTTTTAAAGAGTTTATGCAAGGATTAAAAAGTGCTGGAAAGAATAGATAG
- a CDS encoding NAD(P)H-binding protein has protein sequence MKQITILGATGMLGEKLLQKAIDKNIKVKVLARNTNKLGNFMQAIEVINGNYFDKEKLQSALMGSEVILSTIGPDTNSSLSADDEDNYINSLAFIIKQMNTNKQKRWISISSAGVKRTNENLPLARKLLRVRLMAASKSIINIKDRELHLLEQSNLDWTSVRPPFIKEEIKGEFVADENKFIANAVDVNQLCDFILAEIINNDWIKSAPVVGTK, from the coding sequence ATGAAACAGATAACAATTTTAGGGGCGACAGGTATGCTCGGAGAAAAACTCCTGCAAAAAGCAATTGATAAAAATATTAAGGTTAAAGTTTTAGCTCGTAATACAAACAAGCTAGGCAATTTTATGCAAGCAATTGAAGTAATTAATGGCAATTATTTCGATAAAGAAAAGCTGCAAAGTGCCTTAATGGGTTCAGAAGTAATTCTTTCAACCATTGGGCCAGATACAAATAGCAGCTTATCAGCAGATGATGAAGATAACTACATTAACTCTCTGGCTTTCATTATAAAACAGATGAACACTAATAAACAGAAGCGTTGGATCAGTATTTCGAGTGCTGGAGTAAAAAGAACAAACGAAAACCTACCACTGGCCCGCAAGCTTTTGCGAGTAAGGTTAATGGCTGCATCTAAATCAATTATAAATATTAAAGACAGAGAACTGCATCTACTTGAACAAAGTAATTTAGACTGGACAAGTGTGCGCCCTCCTTTTATAAAAGAAGAAATAAAAGGTGAATTTGTTGCCGATGAAAATAAGTTCATAGCAAATGCTGTTGATGTAAATCAGTTATGCGATTTTATTCTTGCTGAAATAATTAATAATGATTGGATAAAAAGTGCTCCTGTTGTGGGCACTAAGTAA
- a CDS encoding helix-turn-helix transcriptional regulator has protein sequence MKNIPEITFWKDKVLQINGFQFYKLEELINEDLKPTDHSPYLPHRLNFYAILIITEGEVNHIVDFKVHTLRKGDVMVISKGQIHAFEKDTKYKGYLVVFSESFMQKYVAQSTIAQINHLYNYFLKQEKINNPDYNHTLFTTLQKELKRDSSSQANIIACLLTVYLLKLSDENTFATKSNIDSKYLEYFNHFKHLIEQNYSKTRDAKEYASEIAISYKHLNDVCKEIVKTTAKSFIDNYVILEAKRMLVSTSLSVKEIAFTLGFDEATNFLKYFKKHTSLTPVEFRSALA, from the coding sequence ATGAAAAACATTCCGGAAATAACATTTTGGAAAGATAAAGTCTTACAAATAAATGGATTCCAATTCTACAAGCTGGAAGAGCTAATAAATGAAGACCTAAAACCTACAGACCATAGTCCTTATTTGCCACACCGTTTAAATTTTTATGCCATACTGATAATTACAGAAGGAGAAGTTAATCACATTGTTGATTTTAAAGTTCATACCTTACGAAAAGGTGACGTTATGGTAATTTCAAAAGGGCAAATACATGCTTTTGAAAAAGATACCAAATACAAGGGATATTTAGTGGTTTTTTCCGAATCTTTTATGCAAAAATATGTAGCACAATCAACAATCGCACAAATTAATCATTTGTACAATTACTTTCTAAAACAAGAAAAGATAAATAATCCCGATTACAATCACACCTTATTTACTACATTACAAAAAGAACTAAAAAGAGATTCATCTTCACAAGCCAATATTATTGCATGCCTGTTAACGGTTTACCTACTAAAACTAAGCGATGAAAATACTTTTGCAACAAAAAGTAATATCGACAGTAAATACCTTGAATATTTCAACCATTTTAAGCATCTGATTGAGCAAAACTATTCAAAAACAAGAGATGCCAAAGAGTATGCCTCCGAAATTGCTATTTCCTACAAACACTTAAATGATGTATGCAAAGAAATTGTAAAAACCACTGCTAAATCATTTATTGATAATTATGTTATTCTTGAAGCAAAAAGGATGTTGGTTTCAACTTCTCTTTCTGTAAAAGAAATTGCTTTTACATTAGGATTCGACGAAGCAACCAATTTCTTGAAGTATTTTAAAAAACACACTAGCTTAACACCAGTTGAGTTTCGTAGTGCTTTAGCTTAG